The following coding sequences are from one Triticum aestivum cultivar Chinese Spring chromosome 5A, IWGSC CS RefSeq v2.1, whole genome shotgun sequence window:
- the LOC123103355 gene encoding nitrile-specifier protein 5: MAGTGSTWLLLEQKGAGPGARSSHAITLVGGTAYSFGGEFTPRLPVDNTMYAFDLKAQSWSALDAAGEVPPPRVGVTMASVGATVFVFGGRDKDHTELNELYSFDTATSTWTLLSSGDHGPPHRSYHSMVADGEGSHVYVFGGCGNAGRLNDLWAYDVTAGRWEELPSPGAACPPRGGPGLAFAGGKVWVVYGFSGDAELDDVHSYDPATGEWAVVDTTGDKPTPRSVLCAAGVGKHVVVFGGEVDPSDLGHLGAGKFSAEAFVLNTDTGAWTRLDDAGSGHHPGPRGWCAFSAGALDGRRGMLVYGGNSPTNDRLGDMFLFTPLLA, translated from the exons ATGGCTGGCACCGGCAGCACCTGGCTCCTG CTGGAGCAGAAGGGAGCTGGGCCGGGAGCAAGGAGCTCCCACGCGATCACGCTCGTCGGCGGCACGGCCTACTCCTTCGGCGGCGAGTTCACGCCGCGCCTGCCCGTGGACAACACCATGTACGCCTTCGACCTCAAGGCCCAGTCCTGGTCCGCCCTCGACGCGGCCGGCGAGGTGCCCCCGCCGCGCGTCGGCGTCACCATGGCCTCCGTCGGCGCCACGGTGTTCGTCTTCGGCGGCCGCGACAAGGACCACACGGAGCTCAACGAGCTCTACTCCTTCGACACGGCCACCAGCACCTGGACCCTGCTCTCCTCCGGCGACCACGGCCCGCCGCACCGGAGCTACCACTCCATGGTGGCCGACGGCGAGGGGAGCCACGTGTACGTCTTCGGCGGCTGCGGCAACGCCGGCAGGCTGAACGACCTGTGGGCCTACGACGTCACCGCCGGGCGCTGGGAGGAGCTGCCTTCGCCGGGGGCGGCCTGCCCTCCCCGCGGCGGGCCCGGGCTGGCGTTCGCCGGCGGGAAGGTGTGGGTGGTGTACGGGTTCTCCGGGGACGCGGAGCTCGACGACGTGCACTCCTACGACCCGGCCACCGGCGAGTGGGCCGTGGTCGACACCACCGGCGACAAGCCCACCCCGCGGAGCGTGCTCTGCGCCGCCGGGGTCGGGAAGCACGTGGTGGTGTTCGGCGGCGAGGTGGACCCCAGCGATCTCGGCCACCTCGGCGCCGGCAAATTCTCCGCCGAGGCCTTCGTGCTAAACACCGACACCGGCGCGTGGACCAGGCTGGATGACGCCGGGTCTGGCCACCACCCCGGTCCTCGGGGTTGGTGCGCGTTCTCGGCGGGGGCGCTTGACGGCCGGCGAGGCATGCTTGTCTACGGCGGCAACTCGCCGACGAACGACCGGCTTGGCGACATGTTCCTCTTCACTCCGCTTCTAGCTTGA